In Rhodothermus marinus DSM 4252, a single genomic region encodes these proteins:
- a CDS encoding XdhC family protein: MRELRDLLQEAGRLTAAGTPHVVATVVRIGGSTYRRPGARMIVEADGANHGTISGGCLEGEVTRRALQLLEEDAPARLLPFDLADDDLIYGFGTGCDGVAHVLLERVPAPGRRSPLELLGRCLQERRQAVLATVIETTEAWTNWLGRHLLLRADGGAEGDLLEGPPARLIYEAARQMLERLLAGREERGWATHRVAEGPAQMDVLLEAVQPPVRLLVFGEGHDVFPVVRFARGLGWEVEVIGRRPPEELARRFPEADTCRFLMHPEQLTQHVAVDRRTAALVMNHTYLRDRQILETLLFETDIPYIGMLGPKERTERMLSELARSHGDRLEAERARVYGPVGLDIGTETAEEIALSALAEIQAVLHGRSARPLRERNAPIHGERPPLPRPLNVSS; encoded by the coding sequence ATGCGTGAACTACGGGATCTGCTGCAGGAGGCCGGGCGGCTGACGGCCGCCGGCACCCCGCACGTCGTCGCCACCGTCGTCCGTATCGGCGGCTCCACCTACCGGCGGCCCGGCGCCCGCATGATCGTGGAAGCGGACGGCGCCAACCACGGCACGATCAGCGGCGGTTGCCTCGAAGGCGAGGTGACACGCCGGGCCCTCCAGCTTCTGGAAGAAGACGCCCCCGCCCGCCTGCTTCCGTTCGATCTGGCCGACGACGATCTGATCTATGGCTTCGGGACGGGATGCGACGGCGTGGCGCACGTGCTGCTGGAGCGCGTGCCGGCGCCGGGACGGCGCAGTCCGCTCGAACTACTGGGCCGGTGCCTGCAGGAGCGGCGACAGGCGGTGCTGGCCACCGTGATCGAGACCACCGAGGCCTGGACGAACTGGCTCGGGCGGCACCTGCTGCTCCGGGCCGACGGAGGCGCCGAAGGCGATCTGCTGGAAGGACCTCCGGCCCGGTTGATCTACGAGGCGGCCCGCCAGATGCTCGAGCGTCTGCTGGCCGGGCGCGAGGAGCGGGGCTGGGCCACCCACCGCGTCGCCGAAGGCCCGGCGCAGATGGACGTGCTGCTGGAGGCCGTGCAGCCACCTGTACGCCTGCTTGTCTTCGGCGAGGGACACGACGTGTTTCCGGTGGTGCGCTTTGCACGGGGGCTGGGCTGGGAAGTGGAGGTCATCGGCCGCCGTCCGCCGGAAGAGCTGGCCCGGCGCTTTCCCGAAGCGGACACCTGTCGCTTCCTGATGCACCCGGAGCAGCTCACGCAGCACGTGGCGGTCGATCGCCGCACGGCCGCGCTGGTCATGAACCACACCTACCTGCGGGATCGGCAGATCCTGGAGACGCTGCTCTTTGAGACCGACATCCCGTACATCGGAATGCTGGGGCCGAAGGAGCGCACCGAGCGCATGCTGAGCGAGCTGGCCCGCTCGCACGGCGACCGCCTGGAGGCCGAGCGTGCGCGCGTTTACGGACCCGTCGGGCTGGACATCGGCACGGAGACGGCCGAGGAGATCGCGCTCTCGGCGCTGGCCGAGATCCAGGCCGTGCTGCACGGGCGTTCGGCGCGGCCGCTCCGGGAACGCAACGCACCCATCCACGGCGAGCGCCCGCCGCTTCCACGTCCGCTCAACGTGTCCTCGTGA
- a CDS encoding MFS transporter: protein MPSMQKATRIDLFNFRTPQMRAFHMAWFAFFVCFFAWFGIAPLMKVVREELALTPAQVGNTIIASVAVTVLARMLIGRLCDRFGPRRTYAGLLVLGSLPVMAIGLANSYEAFLLFRLAIGVIGASFVITQYHTSLMFAPNIVGTANATTAGWGNLGGGVTQMVMPLVFAGFVGLGFTEAVSWRLAMLVAGLVCLTTGIAYYFLTQDTPEGNFEDLPEHPRLISRGSFRLAARDYRVWVLFVLYAACFGIELTINNVAALYFADYFTLDLKTAGTVAALFGLMNIFARTLGGVVGDLFGRRWGLAGRVRWLFLAILGEGLALILFSQMKLLGLAIATLLLFSLFVQMSEGATYAVVPFLNRKALGSVTGIIGAGGNAGAVLAGFLFKGALPWNQALFLLGLIIVGVAFLAFAVRFSEADERAVQAETARLLAAQPVTA from the coding sequence ATGCCGTCCATGCAGAAAGCCACGCGCATCGATTTGTTCAACTTCCGAACGCCCCAGATGCGGGCGTTCCACATGGCCTGGTTCGCCTTTTTCGTCTGCTTTTTCGCCTGGTTTGGCATCGCGCCGCTGATGAAGGTGGTGCGCGAGGAGCTGGCGTTGACGCCCGCCCAGGTGGGCAATACGATCATCGCTTCGGTGGCCGTCACGGTGCTGGCCCGCATGCTCATCGGGCGTCTCTGCGACCGTTTCGGTCCGCGTCGCACGTATGCCGGATTGCTCGTGCTGGGGAGCCTGCCCGTCATGGCCATCGGCCTGGCCAATTCCTACGAGGCCTTTCTGCTCTTCCGACTGGCCATCGGCGTCATCGGGGCCAGCTTCGTGATCACCCAGTACCATACTTCGCTCATGTTCGCGCCGAACATTGTGGGCACGGCCAACGCCACCACGGCCGGCTGGGGCAACCTCGGCGGCGGCGTCACCCAGATGGTCATGCCCCTGGTCTTTGCCGGCTTCGTGGGACTGGGCTTTACCGAGGCGGTAAGCTGGCGGCTGGCCATGCTCGTGGCCGGTCTCGTATGCCTGACCACCGGCATCGCCTACTACTTCCTGACGCAGGACACCCCCGAGGGCAACTTCGAAGACCTGCCGGAGCACCCCCGTCTGATCAGCCGCGGAAGCTTTCGGCTGGCCGCCCGCGACTACCGCGTCTGGGTACTCTTTGTGCTCTACGCGGCCTGCTTCGGCATCGAGCTGACGATCAACAACGTGGCGGCGCTCTACTTTGCGGACTACTTCACGCTCGATCTGAAGACGGCCGGCACGGTGGCCGCTCTTTTCGGACTGATGAACATCTTCGCCCGCACACTGGGCGGCGTCGTCGGCGATCTGTTCGGTCGTCGCTGGGGGCTGGCCGGCCGCGTCCGGTGGCTGTTTCTGGCAATCCTGGGCGAAGGACTCGCCCTGATCCTGTTCTCTCAGATGAAGCTGCTCGGGCTGGCCATTGCCACGCTGCTCCTGTTCAGCCTGTTCGTGCAGATGTCGGAAGGGGCCACCTACGCCGTCGTGCCCTTCCTCAACCGGAAGGCGCTGGGTTCGGTGACGGGCATCATCGGGGCCGGCGGTAATGCCGGCGCCGTGCTGGCCGGCTTCCTCTTCAAAGGAGCCCTGCCCTGGAACCAGGCGCTCTTCCTGCTGGGCCTGATCATCGTCGGCGTGGCCTTTCTGGCCTTCGCCGTGCGCTTCTCGGAAGCCGATGAGCGGGCCGTGCAGGCCGAAACGGCCCGCCTGCTGGCCGCCCAACCGGTAACCGCCTGA
- a CDS encoding NirA family protein, with the protein MEDAMQHMPDLPFSEEQKQYLQGFMAGVLQRGGLSFVGQTADGRLTHEPEQAVRDLATPAPAETLYGTPIDRLCKQERIKLELHPLDMWDRVLENAAAGRFPEGDDVFRYKALGLFYVAPAQNAFMLRCRIAGGFLSSRQAHGLAELAERYGAGYLDLTTRANIQIREIGARDAADVLMALADLGLTSRGAGADNIRNITATPTTGFDLQELYDVRPLVRSLYYYILNSRDLYNLPRKFNVAFDSGGVITAAADTNDLGFVAVRVDEGHDVPPGVYFRIELGGVTGHGAFAQDTGYMVPPEACIATAAAIIRVYLENGDRTNRKKARLKYLLERWGVERFMEAVQERLAFSLIRFPREACTPRPPLRPGAHIGIHPQRPEGHYYVGVDVPVGRLQAAQLHGLADLAERYGAGELRLTVFQNLLIPGVAEADLEPLCAALRELGLSHESTPLRQGLVACTGNAGCPYARTNTKAHALALARYLEEAGISVDRPLNIHLTGCPHSCAQHYCGDIGLLGVKVKTDSGETVEGYDIVLGGGLEAAQGLAREVARGIPFEAVPPLLAHLLRTYLQQRQGDESFAAFTRRLDATTLETILAESKPDATP; encoded by the coding sequence ATGGAGGACGCCATGCAGCACATGCCGGACCTTCCGTTCAGCGAGGAGCAGAAGCAGTACCTGCAGGGCTTCATGGCCGGGGTGCTGCAGCGGGGCGGCCTGTCCTTCGTGGGCCAGACCGCCGACGGCCGCCTCACGCACGAGCCCGAACAGGCCGTGCGCGACCTGGCCACGCCCGCGCCGGCCGAGACGCTCTACGGCACGCCGATCGATCGGCTCTGCAAGCAGGAGCGGATCAAGCTGGAGCTGCACCCGCTCGACATGTGGGATCGGGTGCTGGAAAACGCGGCGGCCGGCCGCTTCCCCGAGGGAGATGATGTGTTTCGCTACAAAGCGCTGGGGCTTTTTTACGTGGCGCCCGCACAGAATGCCTTTATGTTGCGCTGCCGCATTGCCGGCGGCTTCCTCTCCAGCCGCCAGGCACACGGGCTGGCCGAGCTGGCCGAACGCTACGGCGCGGGCTACCTGGACCTGACCACGCGCGCCAACATCCAGATCCGCGAGATCGGCGCCCGCGACGCGGCCGACGTGCTCATGGCACTGGCCGACCTGGGCCTGACCTCGCGCGGCGCCGGGGCCGACAACATCCGCAACATCACGGCCACTCCCACCACCGGCTTCGACCTGCAGGAGCTCTACGATGTGCGGCCGCTCGTCCGCTCCCTCTACTACTACATCCTGAACAGCCGCGACCTGTACAACCTGCCGCGCAAGTTCAACGTGGCTTTCGACAGCGGCGGCGTCATCACGGCGGCTGCCGACACGAACGACCTGGGGTTCGTGGCCGTGCGCGTGGACGAGGGGCACGACGTGCCGCCGGGCGTCTACTTCCGGATCGAACTGGGAGGCGTCACCGGCCACGGCGCCTTCGCACAGGATACCGGCTACATGGTGCCGCCCGAGGCCTGCATCGCTACGGCGGCCGCCATCATCCGGGTCTATCTGGAAAACGGCGACCGCACCAACCGCAAAAAGGCCCGGCTCAAGTATCTGCTGGAGCGCTGGGGCGTGGAACGCTTCATGGAGGCCGTGCAGGAGCGGCTGGCCTTCTCGCTTATTCGCTTTCCGCGCGAAGCCTGTACGCCGCGTCCACCGCTACGCCCCGGTGCCCACATCGGCATCCATCCGCAACGTCCCGAGGGCCATTACTACGTGGGCGTCGATGTACCGGTGGGTCGCCTGCAGGCCGCGCAACTCCATGGCCTGGCCGATCTGGCCGAACGCTACGGCGCGGGCGAGCTGCGACTGACGGTCTTCCAGAACCTGCTGATTCCCGGGGTGGCCGAGGCCGATCTGGAGCCGCTGTGTGCGGCCCTGCGCGAACTGGGGCTCTCGCACGAAAGCACGCCGCTGCGCCAGGGACTGGTGGCCTGCACGGGCAACGCCGGCTGCCCCTATGCCCGCACCAACACGAAGGCGCACGCGCTGGCGCTGGCCCGGTACCTGGAGGAAGCCGGCATTTCGGTGGACCGTCCGCTCAACATTCACCTGACGGGCTGTCCGCATTCCTGCGCCCAGCACTACTGCGGCGACATCGGGCTGCTCGGCGTCAAGGTGAAAACCGACAGCGGCGAGACGGTGGAGGGCTACGACATCGTGCTGGGCGGCGGACTGGAGGCCGCGCAGGGCCTGGCCCGCGAAGTCGCCCGCGGCATCCCCTTCGAGGCCGTTCCGCCGCTGCTGGCGCACCTGCTGCGCACCTACCTCCAGCAGCGCCAGGGAGACGAGTCGTTTGCCGCCTTCACCCGACGCCTCGACGCAACCACGCTGGAAACGATCCTTGCCGAAAGCAAACCCGACGCAACGCCATGA
- a CDS encoding flavodoxin domain-containing protein: MMPMVPYIPENAPFTPAQRAWLNGFLAGLFSMQPVRQPVGTSEASPARPPVTILFGSQTGTAEGLAREAGRRLNEQGFAATVTGMEAYDPARLAQERFLLIITSTYGDGDMPDNAQTFWDFLASDRAPALGHIQFSVLALGDSSYPHFCAAGKAFDARLEALGARRLHPRVDCDVDVEAPFEQWFQGVLQALQTASATQPLRQAA, from the coding sequence ATGATGCCCATGGTTCCGTATATCCCGGAAAATGCCCCTTTCACGCCGGCCCAGCGGGCCTGGCTCAACGGATTCCTGGCGGGGCTGTTCTCAATGCAGCCGGTCCGGCAACCGGTCGGCACCTCCGAGGCCTCGCCAGCTCGCCCGCCCGTGACGATTCTGTTCGGCTCCCAGACAGGCACGGCCGAAGGGCTGGCCCGAGAGGCCGGCCGCCGCCTGAACGAACAGGGCTTCGCCGCCACCGTCACGGGCATGGAGGCCTACGATCCGGCCCGGCTGGCCCAGGAACGCTTCCTGCTCATCATCACCAGCACCTACGGCGACGGCGACATGCCGGACAACGCCCAGACCTTCTGGGACTTTCTGGCGAGCGACCGGGCACCGGCGCTCGGCCACATTCAGTTCAGCGTGCTGGCCCTGGGCGACAGCAGCTATCCCCACTTCTGTGCGGCGGGCAAGGCCTTCGACGCCCGCCTGGAAGCCCTGGGCGCCCGGCGCCTGCACCCGCGCGTCGATTGCGACGTGGACGTCGAAGCGCCCTTTGAACAGTGGTTTCAGGGCGTTTTACAGGCCCTCCAGACAGCAAGTGCAACCCAACCCCTTCGTCAGGCCGCCTGA
- a CDS encoding sulfite reductase subunit alpha, which produces MYVPYLPETAPFTPEQRAWLNDFFRELALRTLGVGGDGQATDTLPFVSGDGQATPAPPAPPRYDRKHPFPAHLLQRRRLTGEGSSKDIRHVIFSLEGSGLSYEVGDALGVYPENDPELVEALLATLGYTGDEPVPGPDGTELPVREALLRHYELGTLSRPLLEAAAPAHEWLPKLLDDREALQRYLTGRDLLDLLREAPAFRPDPATLIGLLRPLAPRLYSISSSPRVHPEAVHLTVGVVRYEAHGRLRKGVCSTFLAERAALERPVPVFVHTNPGFRLPADPDTPIIMIGAGTGIAPFRAFLEDREATGARGPNWLFFGERNRATDFLYREELEGWLQRGVLTRLDTAFSRDQAHKCYVQHRMLEQARTFYAWLEEGACVYVCGDATHMARDVEAALLTIIQQESGRSEEDARAYLADLKKTRRYQRDVY; this is translated from the coding sequence ATGTACGTCCCGTATCTTCCTGAAACTGCACCGTTCACGCCCGAGCAACGGGCCTGGTTGAACGATTTCTTCCGGGAGCTGGCCCTGCGCACGCTCGGGGTCGGCGGCGACGGCCAGGCCACGGACACGCTGCCCTTCGTGAGCGGCGACGGCCAGGCCACCCCGGCACCGCCAGCACCGCCCCGTTACGACCGGAAACATCCGTTCCCGGCGCACCTGCTCCAGCGCCGGCGCCTCACCGGTGAAGGCTCGAGCAAGGACATCCGTCACGTGATCTTCTCGCTCGAAGGTTCGGGCCTTTCCTATGAGGTGGGCGACGCGCTGGGCGTCTATCCGGAAAACGATCCGGAACTCGTCGAAGCACTGCTCGCAACGCTCGGATACACCGGCGACGAGCCGGTACCGGGTCCCGATGGCACCGAACTACCGGTTCGGGAAGCCCTGCTGCGACACTATGAGCTGGGCACGCTATCGCGGCCTCTGCTCGAAGCGGCTGCGCCCGCGCACGAATGGCTCCCAAAGCTGCTCGACGACCGGGAAGCCCTCCAGCGCTACCTGACCGGACGCGACCTGCTCGATCTGCTGCGCGAAGCGCCGGCTTTTCGTCCCGACCCGGCCACGCTCATCGGTCTGTTGCGGCCGCTGGCCCCCCGGCTCTATTCCATCTCGTCGAGCCCGCGCGTCCACCCTGAAGCCGTGCATCTGACCGTCGGCGTGGTGCGCTACGAGGCACACGGCCGCCTGCGCAAGGGCGTCTGCTCGACGTTTCTGGCCGAACGCGCGGCCCTGGAGCGTCCGGTGCCTGTCTTCGTCCACACGAACCCCGGGTTTCGCCTGCCCGCCGACCCCGACACGCCGATCATCATGATCGGCGCCGGCACCGGCATCGCGCCGTTTCGCGCCTTTCTGGAAGACCGCGAGGCCACAGGCGCCCGCGGCCCGAACTGGCTCTTCTTCGGGGAGCGCAACCGGGCCACCGATTTTCTCTACCGGGAGGAACTGGAAGGCTGGCTGCAACGCGGCGTGCTGACGCGGCTCGACACGGCCTTTTCGCGCGACCAGGCCCACAAGTGCTATGTCCAGCACCGCATGCTGGAGCAGGCCCGCACGTTCTATGCCTGGCTGGAAGAAGGCGCCTGCGTGTACGTCTGCGGCGACGCCACGCATATGGCCCGCGACGTCGAGGCCGCGCTGCTGACCATCATCCAGCAGGAGAGCGGTCGCTCCGAAGAAGATGCCCGCGCCTACCTGGCCGACCTGAAGAAAACCCGCCGCTACCAGCGCGACGTGTACTGA
- a CDS encoding globin domain-containing protein has product MAPTLSEQTRQLVRASVPALQKHSVAISATMYRLLFERYPETRSLFELPERQIHKLASALLAYARSIDNPSALQAAIRRMVLSHARAGVQAVHYPLVWECLRDAIKEVLGPDATETLLQAWKEAYDFLAHLLSTKEAQVYAVLAE; this is encoded by the coding sequence ATGGCACCCACCCTTTCTGAACAAACGCGTCAGCTGGTTCGTGCCAGCGTTCCGGCTTTGCAGAAGCACAGCGTGGCCATCTCGGCTACCATGTACCGACTGCTGTTTGAACGCTATCCTGAAACTCGGTCACTGTTCGAGCTACCTGAACGCCAGATTCACAAGCTTGCCTCAGCGCTGCTGGCCTACGCCCGTAGTATCGACAACCCTTCAGCGCTGCAGGCCGCCATTCGGCGCATGGTGCTTTCACACGCGCGGGCTGGCGTGCAGGCCGTGCATTATCCCCTGGTCTGGGAATGCCTGCGCGACGCCATCAAAGAAGTCTTAGGTCCAGACGCGACTGAAACGCTTCTGCAGGCCTGGAAGGAAGCCTATGATTTTCTGGCACACCTGCTATCGACCAAAGAAGCTCAGGTTTATGCTGTCTTAGCCGAATAA
- a CDS encoding nitrate reductase: MESRRDPTLIKTTCCYCGVGCGIEIRRDRWGQLTLTGDPEHPANRGQLCSKGRYLLQVALDRDDRLLYPMWRPRREMPLTRTDWDTALDHVAATFRRLIDRYGPDAVGFYVSGQLLTEEYYVATKLVKGFLGTHNIDSNSRLCMSSAVAGYKLALGDDAPPICYDDIEQSQCILIAGANPAWCHPILFRRIEAHRAAHPEVRLIVVDPRRTQTAAVADLHLQIRPGTDVVLYNALAAYLIANGYIDPDFIAHHTEGFEALCAHLQGATLERAARLCDVPLADLQRAAEWIGRSPALLTLWAMGLNQSTAGVANNLALINLSLIKGQIGRPGMGPFSLTGQPNAMGGREVGALANLLPAHRDLNNPAHRAEVAAFWGVPALSDRPGLTATEMIDALEDGRLKALWIIGTNPALSQPELTRLERAFAHAELVVVQDISSRAATLRWADVVLPAAAWLEKQGTMTNSERRITYLPRLLDPPGEARPDVWILCDFARRMGWGHAFAYRDESEIFDEYVRLTRGTPVDISGVSYARLQCERSVQWPCPAPDHPGTPRLFTDHRFPTPSGRARLHPVPEPEPPEPPSPAFPFILTTGRVRDQWHTRTKTGKVARLNRHTPEPFLEMHPDDAAACGLQDGSVAEITSRTGRLQVRVRLTPDIKRGVVFLPMHWGQETETADGRANVLVPCRVDPISRQPALKFARVQIGPIRRRPQRVVIVGAGAAARAFLETYRCHNDTDELHLFGREPHGFYNRVQLPEYLTGRRDLERLRTMAEARLEALRVHFHRGVEVVAIDRAARLVRTGDGTPLRYDRLVLATGSRAFVPPGVPVDWPNVFTLRTLADADAIRAWLAHSRHVLILGGGLLGLEAAAALHEAGYDCTILELADRLMARQLDETAATLLREELEARGLQVYCGDAAEAFLGTDRFEGVRTRSGRELAADLLLVAVGTRPETRLAEQAGLHVRRGVCVNDHLQTSDPAIYAIGEVAEHRGRLYGTTPAAEDQARVAAAHIAGDVWARYPGSVLFNILKIPDFELCTLGESVPPPEATDRESVELLDRTRRIYQKIVVRNNRVVGAILLGDRSAFAPLQALIAEGLELDMPPHRLLQHVEAAEPPEGPIVCSCYNVGRGNLERAMAEGCTELEALCRRTRAGTGCGSCRPELQQLLEAWRDRTAVPA, translated from the coding sequence ATGGAATCCCGGCGGGATCCAACCCTTATCAAAACCACCTGCTGCTACTGTGGCGTCGGATGTGGCATTGAGATCCGGCGCGACCGGTGGGGACAGCTGACGCTCACCGGTGATCCGGAGCATCCGGCCAATCGCGGCCAGCTCTGCAGCAAGGGCCGCTACCTGCTGCAGGTGGCGCTCGATCGCGACGACCGGCTGCTTTACCCGATGTGGCGGCCTCGGCGCGAGATGCCACTGACACGCACCGACTGGGACACGGCACTCGACCATGTGGCCGCCACGTTTCGCCGCCTGATCGACCGCTACGGCCCCGACGCCGTCGGGTTCTACGTGTCGGGTCAGCTCCTGACCGAGGAATACTATGTGGCGACGAAGCTGGTCAAGGGCTTTCTCGGCACGCACAACATCGACTCGAACTCCCGGCTGTGCATGAGCTCGGCCGTGGCCGGCTACAAGCTGGCACTGGGCGACGACGCCCCGCCGATCTGTTACGACGACATCGAACAGAGCCAGTGCATTCTGATCGCCGGAGCCAACCCGGCCTGGTGTCATCCGATCCTGTTTCGCCGCATCGAAGCGCACCGGGCCGCCCATCCCGAGGTGCGTCTCATCGTCGTGGACCCCCGGCGCACGCAGACCGCCGCCGTGGCCGACCTGCACCTGCAGATCCGGCCGGGCACCGACGTCGTGCTCTACAATGCGCTGGCCGCTTATCTGATCGCCAACGGCTATATCGACCCCGATTTCATCGCCCATCACACGGAAGGCTTCGAAGCGCTCTGCGCCCACCTGCAGGGGGCCACGCTGGAACGCGCCGCCCGGCTCTGCGACGTGCCGCTGGCGGACCTGCAGCGGGCGGCCGAATGGATCGGTCGAAGTCCGGCCCTGCTGACGCTCTGGGCCATGGGCCTCAACCAGAGCACGGCCGGGGTGGCCAACAACCTGGCGCTGATCAACCTGTCGCTGATCAAAGGCCAGATCGGCCGGCCGGGTATGGGGCCGTTTTCGCTGACAGGCCAGCCCAACGCCATGGGCGGCCGCGAAGTCGGCGCCCTGGCCAACCTGCTACCGGCCCATCGGGACCTGAACAACCCGGCGCATCGGGCCGAAGTGGCCGCCTTCTGGGGCGTTCCGGCCCTGTCGGATCGACCGGGCCTGACGGCCACCGAGATGATCGACGCGCTGGAAGACGGCCGCCTGAAAGCCCTCTGGATTATCGGCACCAACCCGGCGCTCAGCCAGCCGGAGCTGACGCGGCTCGAGCGTGCCTTCGCCCACGCCGAACTCGTCGTCGTGCAGGACATCTCCAGCCGGGCCGCCACGCTCCGGTGGGCCGACGTGGTGCTCCCGGCCGCCGCCTGGCTCGAAAAGCAGGGGACCATGACGAATTCGGAGCGCCGCATCACCTACCTTCCGCGCCTGCTGGACCCTCCCGGCGAGGCGCGTCCAGACGTCTGGATCCTCTGCGACTTCGCCCGCCGCATGGGCTGGGGCCATGCCTTCGCCTACCGGGACGAGTCGGAAATCTTCGACGAATACGTCCGCCTCACGCGCGGCACGCCGGTGGACATTTCGGGCGTGAGTTATGCCCGGCTGCAGTGCGAGCGCTCCGTGCAGTGGCCCTGTCCGGCCCCCGACCATCCGGGCACGCCGCGTCTTTTCACGGACCACCGGTTTCCCACGCCTTCCGGACGGGCGCGCCTGCATCCCGTCCCGGAGCCAGAACCGCCCGAGCCCCCTTCTCCCGCGTTTCCGTTTATCCTGACCACCGGCCGCGTGCGCGACCAGTGGCACACGCGCACCAAGACCGGCAAGGTGGCCCGGCTCAACCGTCACACGCCCGAACCTTTCCTCGAAATGCATCCGGACGACGCGGCCGCCTGCGGGCTTCAGGACGGATCCGTGGCCGAAATCACAAGCCGCACCGGACGGCTTCAGGTGCGCGTGCGTCTGACACCCGACATCAAACGCGGCGTGGTCTTTCTGCCCATGCACTGGGGTCAGGAAACCGAAACGGCCGACGGCCGCGCCAACGTGCTCGTACCCTGCCGCGTCGATCCGATCTCGCGCCAGCCGGCGCTCAAGTTTGCCCGTGTGCAGATCGGTCCGATCCGGCGCCGCCCGCAACGTGTGGTGATCGTCGGCGCCGGCGCCGCCGCCCGTGCCTTTCTGGAAACCTACCGCTGCCACAACGACACCGACGAACTGCACCTGTTCGGCCGCGAACCGCACGGCTTCTACAACCGCGTGCAGCTGCCGGAATACCTCACAGGTCGCCGCGATCTGGAGCGGTTGCGCACCATGGCCGAAGCCCGGCTGGAGGCCCTGCGCGTGCATTTCCACCGGGGCGTCGAAGTGGTCGCAATCGACCGCGCCGCTCGGCTGGTGCGCACCGGCGACGGCACGCCACTCCGCTACGACCGGCTGGTGCTGGCTACCGGAAGCCGAGCGTTCGTGCCGCCCGGCGTCCCGGTGGACTGGCCGAACGTGTTCACGCTGCGCACGCTGGCCGACGCCGACGCCATCCGGGCCTGGCTGGCCCACAGCCGCCACGTGCTGATCCTGGGCGGTGGCCTGCTGGGACTGGAAGCGGCGGCTGCGTTGCACGAGGCCGGCTACGACTGCACGATCCTGGAACTGGCCGACCGGCTCATGGCCCGTCAGCTCGACGAAACGGCCGCCACGCTGCTCCGCGAGGAACTGGAAGCACGCGGCCTCCAAGTTTACTGCGGCGACGCGGCCGAAGCTTTCCTCGGCACCGACCGCTTCGAGGGCGTGCGCACCCGATCCGGACGCGAGCTGGCGGCCGACCTGCTGCTCGTGGCCGTAGGCACGCGCCCGGAAACGCGGCTGGCCGAGCAGGCCGGACTCCACGTCCGGCGCGGCGTCTGCGTCAACGACCACCTGCAGACGAGCGACCCGGCCATTTATGCCATCGGCGAGGTGGCCGAACATCGCGGCCGGCTCTACGGCACCACGCCGGCCGCCGAAGACCAGGCACGTGTGGCGGCCGCCCATATCGCCGGCGACGTCTGGGCCCGCTATCCGGGCTCCGTGCTGTTCAACATCCTGAAGATTCCGGACTTCGAGCTGTGCACGCTGGGCGAGTCGGTGCCCCCGCCGGAAGCGACCGATCGGGAATCGGTGGAGCTGCTGGACCGAACGCGCCGGATCTATCAGAAGATCGTGGTGCGCAACAACCGCGTGGTGGGGGCCATCCTGCTGGGCGACCGGAGCGCCTTCGCTCCGTTGCAGGCGCTGATTGCCGAAGGGCTGGAGCTGGACATGCCCCCGCACCGACTGTTGCAGCACGTGGAAGCGGCCGAGCCGCCCGAGGGACCGATCGTGTGCAGCTGCTACAACGTGGGGCGGGGCAATCTGGAGCGGGCGATGGCCGAGGGCTGCACCGAACTGGAGGCGCTGTGCCGGCGCACCCGGGCCGGTACCGGCTGCGGAAGCTGCCGTCCGGAGCTTCAGCAGCTACTGGAGGCGTGGCGGGACCGGACGGCGGTCCCGGCTTGA